The proteins below are encoded in one region of Hordeum vulgare subsp. vulgare chromosome 3H, MorexV3_pseudomolecules_assembly, whole genome shotgun sequence:
- the LOC123442753 gene encoding chaperone protein dnaJ 20, chloroplastic-like: MPHLAASPAAAFAGAVAGGGGGGRAGFRPLPPRASTRARASSATAGGAARTATADQQQKQPTFYDLLGISAEGSTFEDVRAAYRRMARKYHPDVSPPDAAKEHTRRFIQVQEAYETLSDPSRRTTYDRALARGVCRLAFSPAARRHDASAFYHQEQEEKSGWRTSWEGQISELKKRSTVKDAEENLSWGAQMRRRRAEQS, translated from the exons ATGCCCCACCTCGCAGCGTCCCCCGCGGCCGCCTTCGCCGGTGCtgtcgccggcggcggcggcggcggccgcgcgGGGTTCCGGCCCCTCCCTCCCCGCGCGTCGACGCGGGCGCGGGCGTCGTCAGCCACGGCCGGAGGGGCCGCGCGGACGGCCACGGCGGACCAGCAGCAGAAGCAGCCGACGTTCTACGACCTGCTGGGGATATCGGCGGAGGGGAGCACCTTCGAGGACGTGCGGGCGGCGTACCGGCGGATGGCGCGCAAGTACCACCCGGACGTGTCCCCGCCGGACGCCGCCAAGGAGCACACCCGCCGCTTCATCCAGGTGCAGGAGGCCTACGAGACGCTCTCCGACCCCAGCCGCCGCACCACCTACGACCGCGCCCTCGCCCGCGGCGTCTGCCGCCTCGCCTTCTCCCCCGCCGCGCGACGCCACGACGCATCCGCCTTCTACCACCAG GAGCAGGAAGAGAAGTCTGGATGGAGGACGTCCTGGGAAGGCCAAATATCCGAGCTGAAGAAGCGGAGCACGGTGAAGGACGCAGAAGAGAACCTATCCTGGGGAGCTCAGATGCGAAGAAGAAGGGCCGAACAGTCGTGA